The nucleotide window CGCCGCCCTGCTCATGTGGGGCACCCATGCCGCCCTCGCCCTCGAGGCGTGGCGGGGGCGCTGCGGCCCGCGGCTCGCCGAGTGGATCGCCGCGGCGGGCGAGATCGAGGCCCTGTGCGCGCTGGCGGGGTACGCGTACGAGCATCCGGACGATCCGTTCCCGGAGATCGTCGAGGAAGGCCCCGTCTTCGAAGGGGAGGGGCTCGGCCATCCGCTGCTCCCGGCGAGCGCCTGCGTGCGCAACGACCTGCGCCTCGGCGACGCGCCCCGGGCGCTCGTGATGAGCGGATCGAACATGTCGGGCAAGAGCACGATGCTCCGGACCGTCGGCTGCAACACGATCCTGGCGCTCGCCGGCGCCCCGGTCCGCGCCACGCGACTTCGCCTCTCACCGCTGCGCATCACCGCCTCGATCCGGATCGTCGACTCGCTCCAGGACGGGCGTTCGCACTTCATGGCCGAGATCGTGCGGCTCCGGCAGGTGGTCGAGATCTCACGGGAGCAGCCGCCCGCCCTCTTCCTCCTCGACGAGATCCTGCACGGCACGAACTCCCACGACCGACGGATCGGCGCCGAGGCCGTGATCCGCGGACTCGTCGAGCACGGCGCGCTCGGGATCGTGACGACCCACGACCTCGCCCTGACCCGGATGGTCGAGACGAGCGAGGGACGGATGGCGAACGTTCACTTCGAGGACCACCTGGAAGAGGGCGCGATGGAGTTCGACTACCGTCTTCGAACCGGGGTGGTCGAGAAGAGCAACGCGCTCGAGCTGATGCGCTCCGTCGGCCTCGACGTCTGATCCGCGCGCATCGCGCGCGGCCTGGAGGGACCCCATGCTTCGCGAGCCCGCCCTCGCCCCCTTACTCGCCCTCGTACTGGCCACGCTCATGACGAGCGGCTGCCTCGGGCCCGAGGGCGCCCGATTCGCCTCGTCGCGCGACGACGCGAGCCCCGCGTCGATGCCGGACCCGCGCGAGGACAACGCCTGGTTCGCCGCGGGACGACGGGCCGTCGGCGCGGCGGCGCCCCTCGTGGCCGATCGTCCCGCCGCGAAGAACGTGATCCTCTTCATCGGCGACGGCATGGGGATCACGACCGTGACCGCCGCCCGGATCCTCGAAGGCCAGCGCCAGGGCGGCCCCGGCGAGGACCACCGTCTCTCGTTCGACGCGTTCCCGAACGTCGCCTTCTCCAAGACCTACAACGTCGATGCACAGGTCTCGGACTCCGCCTCGACGATGACCGCCATGGTCTCCGGCCTGAAGACCGTGACCGGCGTGCTCGGCGTCGACGAGACGATCCGTCGCGGCGACCACACGAGCGTCGAGGCGGCGCGCGTGGCGACCATCCTCGAGGAGGCCGAGGCAAGGGGCCTCGCGACCGGCGTCGTCTCGACCGCGACCGTGACCCACGCGACGCCGGCGGGGTGCTACGCGCACGTGCCCTTCCGGTTCTGGGAGAGCGACCGCCGGATGACTCCGGCGGCCCGGGAAGCGGGCTTCCCGGACATCGCGCGGCAGCTCGTCGAGTTCGGCGGTCTTCCGGGCCGGGGGGATGGTCTCGAGATCGCGCTCGGCGGCGGGCGGCGCCATTTCTTCCCGGCCGGGCAGGCGGACCCCGAAGACGCGAAGCGTCCCGGCGAGCGGGCCGATGGACGCGACCTGCCGGCGGAGTGGGTCGCCGGCCGCGAAGGGGCCCGCTACGTCTGGAACCAGGCCCAGTTCGACGCGATCGATCCCGCCACGACCGGCCCGGTCCTCGGCCTCTTCGAGCCCGGCGACATGAACTGGGAGACCGACCGGGCGAGCGACGAGGAAGGCGAGCCGAGCCTCGCCGAGATGACGGGCCTCGCGATCGACGTGCTCGCCCGGGATGGCGACGGCTTCTTCCTAATGGTCGAAGCCGGCCGGATCGATCACGGACACCATGCCGGCAACGCCCGGCGCGCCCTCGACGACACGATCGCCCTGTCCGACGCCGTGCGGACGGCGGTCGCGAAGGTCGATCTCGCCGAGACGCTGATCGTCGTGACCGCCGACCACAGCCACACGCTCACGCTCTCGGGCTACCCGAAGCGGGGCAACCCGATCCTCGGCAAGGTCGTCGGCGTCGACTGGATCCGCGGAACGGGGGACGTCGAGGGCAAGGACGGCCTCGGGCTTCCCTACACGACG belongs to bacterium and includes:
- a CDS encoding alkaline phosphatase — translated: MLREPALAPLLALVLATLMTSGCLGPEGARFASSRDDASPASMPDPREDNAWFAAGRRAVGAAAPLVADRPAAKNVILFIGDGMGITTVTAARILEGQRQGGPGEDHRLSFDAFPNVAFSKTYNVDAQVSDSASTMTAMVSGLKTVTGVLGVDETIRRGDHTSVEAARVATILEEAEARGLATGVVSTATVTHATPAGCYAHVPFRFWESDRRMTPAAREAGFPDIARQLVEFGGLPGRGDGLEIALGGGRRHFFPAGQADPEDAKRPGERADGRDLPAEWVAGREGARYVWNQAQFDAIDPATTGPVLGLFEPGDMNWETDRASDEEGEPSLAEMTGLAIDVLARDGDGFFLMVEAGRIDHGHHAGNARRALDDTIALSDAVRTAVAKVDLAETLIVVTADHSHTLTLSGYPKRGNPILGKVVGVDWIRGTGDVEGKDGLGLPYTTLSYANGPGYTGASDDQEEGAHTWGHRPCQSMAGPCSFQGIAEGRPDLGDVDTEEASFLQEATVPLASETHAGEDVPIYATGARAALFHGVREQHYIYHAMVEAFGWTRGGVPVE